Proteins encoded within one genomic window of Amycolatopsis sp. 2-15:
- a CDS encoding FAD-linked oxidase C-terminal domain-containing protein — MPQRLHAEFVEAVGADAVASDPVALRSYECDGLTGFRVVPSLVLVPRTAEAVAAAVRVCAKHDVPFVARGAGSGLSGGALPVADGVVISLQRLRSVVEIDVVNRRAIVEPGVTNVDISRAAAPYGLYFAPDPSSQQVCTIGGNVAENSGGAHCLKYGFTVHHIHSAEVVLPDGSTTVLGGDSPQLGGYDLLGAFIGSEGTLGIATRITVKLLAKPAAVKTLVADFPSVEQAGDTVSAVIEAGIVPAAVEMMNALAIKAVEAAVDAGYSRDAAAALVVELDGPQAEVDAQFAQVKRLCEEFGATKLRIPASAEERALVWKGRKAAFAAVGRISPNYFVQDGVVPRTQLATALTRISELAAGAGLRVANVFHAGDGNLHPLVLYSEAAGEHERAETLSRAIAELCVDLGGSLSGEHGIGTDKVCSMPRQFSEDDLATMARLRLAYDPAGICNPGKLLPTPRLCGERPGVYQPHPLEAAGLIERM; from the coding sequence ATGCCGCAGCGGTTGCACGCCGAGTTCGTCGAAGCCGTGGGGGCTGACGCGGTGGCGTCCGACCCGGTCGCCTTGCGGTCCTACGAATGCGACGGGCTGACCGGCTTCCGTGTCGTCCCGTCGCTGGTGCTCGTGCCGCGCACGGCGGAGGCGGTCGCCGCGGCCGTGCGGGTTTGCGCGAAGCACGACGTGCCGTTCGTCGCTCGCGGTGCCGGCAGTGGGCTGTCCGGCGGTGCGCTGCCCGTGGCCGACGGGGTGGTGATCTCGTTGCAGCGGCTGCGGTCCGTCGTCGAGATCGACGTGGTGAACCGGCGCGCGATCGTCGAGCCCGGAGTGACCAATGTGGACATCAGCCGGGCGGCGGCGCCGTACGGGCTGTACTTCGCGCCGGACCCGTCGTCGCAGCAGGTGTGCACGATCGGGGGCAACGTCGCGGAGAACTCCGGCGGCGCGCACTGCCTCAAATACGGCTTCACCGTCCACCACATCCACTCGGCCGAGGTCGTGCTGCCCGACGGCTCGACCACGGTCCTCGGCGGCGACAGCCCGCAGCTGGGCGGGTACGACCTGCTCGGCGCGTTCATCGGCTCCGAAGGCACGCTCGGCATCGCCACGCGCATCACCGTGAAACTGCTGGCCAAGCCGGCCGCGGTCAAGACACTCGTGGCCGACTTCCCGTCCGTCGAGCAAGCGGGCGACACGGTGAGCGCCGTGATCGAGGCCGGCATCGTGCCCGCGGCGGTGGAGATGATGAACGCGCTGGCCATCAAGGCTGTCGAAGCGGCGGTCGACGCCGGCTACTCGCGCGACGCGGCCGCGGCGCTCGTGGTGGAGCTCGACGGGCCGCAGGCCGAGGTCGACGCGCAGTTCGCGCAGGTGAAGCGGCTGTGCGAGGAGTTCGGGGCGACGAAGCTGCGCATTCCGGCGAGCGCCGAGGAACGGGCGCTGGTGTGGAAGGGCCGCAAGGCCGCGTTCGCCGCGGTCGGGCGGATCAGCCCGAATTACTTCGTGCAGGACGGGGTTGTCCCGCGTACGCAGCTGGCGACGGCGCTGACTCGGATCTCCGAACTGGCCGCCGGGGCCGGGCTGCGCGTGGCGAACGTGTTCCACGCGGGGGACGGGAATCTGCATCCGCTGGTGCTCTACAGCGAGGCCGCCGGCGAGCACGAGCGGGCGGAGACGCTCTCACGGGCCATCGCCGAGCTGTGCGTGGACCTGGGTGGCTCGTTGTCCGGGGAGCACGGGATCGGCACGGACAAGGTGTGTTCGATGCCGCGGCAGTTCAGTGAGGACGACCTGGCCACGATGGCGCGGTTGCGGCTCGCGTACGACCCCGCGGGGATCTGCAACCCGGGCAAGCTGCTGCCGACGCCGCGGCTGTGCGGGGAACGGCCGGGCGTCTACCAGCCACATCCCCTCGAAGCCGCCGGCCTGATCGAGCGGATGTGA
- a CDS encoding FAD-binding oxidoreductase: MAQEISFTPSTVEQVRAAVADTRASHPRLLVTGAGTASGWGAPAEPADAVIDTTSLTGVLKYAPSDLTIAVRAGTPFTTVQETLAEAGQRVVLDPARARRGATIGGLLATADAGPLRTAFGSLRDLVIGTTVVLGDGTVARSGGHVIKNVAGYDLAKLFHGSLGTLGVVAEVVLRSHPLPPAMCTVAVEAGAVEAFDLAGKVVMTGLEASALEWSGGRLLVKLEGTPEGVEQRERELCRLAGATARVLTAEEADAAWAGVAAIADGVQGTTVVRIGTMPAAGPVLVTRMVAAGAAVASSMAIGVHTVRFAGGDHDELLTQLHAEFGAAVTVLRRDGLSADRGWGPPPAPVRVLQAIKRQFDPAGRFGAGRFSPWLEDEERAS; the protein is encoded by the coding sequence GTGGCTCAGGAAATCTCGTTCACTCCGTCCACTGTGGAGCAAGTGCGCGCCGCGGTGGCGGACACGCGGGCGAGCCACCCTCGGCTGCTCGTGACCGGTGCGGGGACGGCCTCCGGGTGGGGCGCGCCGGCCGAGCCGGCCGACGCGGTCATCGACACGACGTCGTTGACCGGGGTGCTGAAATACGCGCCTTCGGATCTGACGATCGCGGTTCGGGCGGGTACGCCGTTCACGACCGTTCAGGAGACGCTCGCGGAGGCGGGTCAGCGCGTGGTGCTCGACCCGGCTCGCGCCCGGCGGGGCGCCACGATCGGCGGGTTGCTGGCCACGGCCGACGCCGGGCCCTTGCGCACGGCGTTCGGCAGCCTGCGCGACCTGGTCATCGGGACGACGGTCGTGCTCGGTGACGGCACGGTCGCGCGGTCCGGTGGACACGTGATCAAGAACGTCGCCGGCTACGACCTGGCGAAGCTGTTCCACGGTTCCCTCGGGACGCTCGGGGTCGTCGCCGAAGTGGTTCTGCGGTCACACCCGCTTCCGCCCGCGATGTGCACGGTGGCGGTCGAGGCGGGTGCGGTCGAGGCGTTCGACCTGGCCGGCAAGGTCGTCATGACGGGGTTGGAGGCGTCGGCCCTCGAATGGTCCGGTGGACGGCTGCTGGTGAAGCTCGAAGGGACACCGGAGGGTGTCGAGCAGCGCGAACGTGAGCTGTGCCGGCTTGCGGGCGCCACGGCCCGGGTACTCACGGCCGAGGAGGCGGACGCGGCCTGGGCGGGTGTTGCCGCGATCGCGGATGGTGTTCAAGGGACAACAGTTGTGCGAATCGGGACAATGCCTGCCGCCGGCCCGGTTCTGGTGACGCGGATGGTGGCCGCGGGAGCCGCGGTGGCCAGTTCGATGGCGATCGGCGTCCACACCGTGCGGTTCGCCGGCGGCGACCACGACGAACTCCTCACGCAGTTGCACGCGGAGTTCGGCGCGGCCGTGACCGTGCTGCGCCGCGACGGTCTCTCCGCCGACCGCGGATGGGGCCCGCCACCGGCGCCGGTGCGTGTGCTGCAGGCGATCAAGCGGCAGTTCGACCCGGCCGGACGGTTCGGTGCCGGCCGGTTCTCACCCTGGCTCGAAGACGAGGAGCGTGCGTCATGA
- a CDS encoding (Fe-S)-binding protein codes for MTSTLGSSFDEHHPPKRELLDDCVHCGFCLPTCPTYVVTGQEMESPRGRIYLMDLAARGEIGVDETFGHHMDTCLGCLACTTACPSGVQYDKLIESVRPQVERHVPRGFFDKVFRAFVFSLFPYPRRLRLAAFGGLLYTRLGLRALVHRLGIVKLLPPRLRALEALLPPVTLRALLTKTPERTLKSAGQARLRVGLLAGCANRVFFGGVNAATIRVLAAEGCDVYVPQDNQCCGALSVHAGQEEDGLTRAKGTIEMFERYDLDVVVANVAGCGSTLKEYGDLLADVPEYAERARTFAARVRDVNELIADLPARATRHPMKTKVAYHDACHLANAQGIRRQPRELLGSIPELSVHDIAEAELCCGSAGIYNLVEPETAEELGRRKAKHLADVEPDVVATANAGGLLQIRRFLDQGIPVVHPLQLLDASIRNVDPLDTRS; via the coding sequence ATGACCTCGACCCTCGGCAGCTCCTTCGACGAGCACCACCCGCCGAAGCGCGAGCTGCTCGACGACTGCGTCCACTGTGGATTCTGCCTCCCGACCTGCCCGACGTACGTCGTCACCGGCCAGGAGATGGAATCCCCACGCGGGCGTATCTACCTGATGGACCTGGCCGCCCGGGGCGAGATCGGCGTGGACGAGACGTTCGGCCACCACATGGACACCTGCCTCGGCTGCCTGGCGTGCACCACCGCGTGTCCCTCCGGTGTGCAGTACGACAAGCTCATCGAGTCGGTCCGGCCGCAGGTCGAGCGCCATGTGCCACGCGGCTTCTTCGACAAGGTCTTTCGCGCGTTCGTCTTCTCGCTGTTCCCGTATCCGCGCCGGCTGCGGCTCGCGGCGTTCGGCGGCCTGCTCTACACCCGGCTGGGCCTGCGCGCGCTCGTCCACCGGCTGGGCATCGTGAAGCTGCTGCCGCCCCGCCTCAGGGCGCTGGAAGCGTTGCTGCCGCCGGTGACGCTGCGGGCGTTGCTGACGAAGACGCCGGAACGGACCCTCAAGTCGGCCGGCCAAGCGCGGCTGCGCGTGGGGCTGCTCGCCGGCTGCGCGAACCGCGTGTTCTTCGGTGGCGTCAACGCCGCCACCATCCGGGTGCTCGCCGCCGAGGGCTGCGACGTCTACGTTCCGCAGGACAACCAGTGCTGCGGTGCGCTGTCCGTCCACGCGGGACAGGAGGAAGACGGCCTCACCCGGGCGAAGGGTACCATCGAGATGTTCGAGCGTTACGACCTCGACGTCGTCGTCGCCAATGTGGCCGGTTGTGGCTCCACGCTCAAGGAGTACGGCGACCTTCTCGCGGACGTTCCCGAATACGCCGAGCGGGCGCGGACCTTCGCCGCGCGAGTGCGGGACGTCAACGAGCTGATCGCGGACCTCCCCGCCCGCGCCACCCGGCACCCGATGAAGACCAAGGTCGCGTACCACGACGCCTGCCACCTGGCCAACGCCCAGGGAATTCGCCGGCAACCGCGCGAACTGCTGGGCAGTATCCCGGAGCTGTCCGTGCACGACATCGCCGAGGCGGAGCTGTGCTGCGGATCGGCCGGGATCTACAACCTGGTAGAGCCCGAGACGGCCGAAGAACTCGGCCGCCGCAAAGCGAAGCACCTCGCGGACGTCGAACCCGACGTTGTGGCCACCGCGAACGCCGGTGGCCTGCTGCAGATCCGCCGATTCCTCGACCAGGGGATCCCGGTCGTACACCCGCTCCAGCTGCTCGACGCGTCCATTCGCAACGTCGATCCACTCGATACGCGTTCCTGA
- a CDS encoding 2-hydroxy-3-oxopropionate reductase, whose amino-acid sequence MSTVGFIGLGTMGLPMAENLVKAGYDVVGYNRSAKRVDALVAARGRGASSIAEAVKDSDVVITVVPDSPDVEAVVMGEGGIFENSHPGQLVIDMSTIEPATARAVAEAGAKAGVRVLDAPVSGGEAGAVEGVLSIMVGGAAADFAAAKPVLEAVGRTIVHVGPHGAGQTVKAANQLMVAGHLQLLAEALVLAEASDVDPVVAVEVLGGGLAGSTVLDRKSENMLKRDFTAGFRLSLHHKDMGIVTAAAREAGVAIPLGSAVAQLIASLVARGDGGLDHSGLFKLTEELAGRSQ is encoded by the coding sequence ATGAGCACGGTGGGTTTCATCGGCCTGGGCACCATGGGCCTGCCGATGGCCGAGAACCTGGTCAAGGCCGGGTACGACGTCGTCGGCTACAACCGCAGCGCGAAGCGGGTCGACGCGCTGGTCGCCGCGCGCGGGCGGGGCGCCTCGAGCATCGCCGAAGCGGTCAAGGACTCGGACGTCGTGATCACGGTGGTGCCGGACTCGCCGGACGTCGAGGCTGTCGTGATGGGCGAAGGCGGCATTTTCGAGAACTCACACCCCGGTCAGCTGGTCATCGACATGAGCACCATCGAGCCGGCCACGGCCCGCGCGGTCGCCGAAGCCGGTGCGAAAGCCGGCGTCCGCGTGCTCGACGCGCCCGTGTCCGGTGGGGAAGCCGGTGCCGTCGAGGGCGTGCTGTCCATCATGGTCGGTGGCGCCGCCGCGGACTTCGCCGCCGCCAAGCCGGTGCTCGAGGCCGTCGGGCGCACCATCGTGCACGTCGGTCCGCACGGTGCGGGCCAGACCGTCAAAGCCGCCAACCAGCTCATGGTCGCCGGACACCTGCAGCTGCTCGCCGAGGCGCTCGTGCTCGCCGAAGCGTCCGATGTGGACCCGGTGGTCGCCGTGGAGGTGCTCGGCGGCGGGCTGGCCGGCAGCACCGTCCTCGACCGCAAGTCGGAGAACATGCTCAAGCGCGATTTCACCGCCGGTTTCCGCCTCTCCTTGCACCACAAGGACATGGGCATCGTCACCGCGGCCGCACGGGAAGCCGGGGTGGCGATCCCGCTCGGCAGTGCGGTCGCCCAGTTGATCGCCTCCCTCGTCGCTCGCGGCGACGGCGGGCTCGACCATTCCGGTCTGTTCAAGCTCACCGAAGAGCTCGCCGGCCGGTCCCAGTAG
- the gcl gene encoding glyoxylate carboligase — protein sequence MPRMTAADAAVAVLRREGVTNAFGLPGAAINPFYAALRRDGNVAHTLARHVEGASHMAEGYTRTQPGNIGVCIGTSGPAGTDMITGLYSASADSIPILCITGQAPVAKLHKEDFQAVDIAAIAAPVTKWAVTVMEPAQVPGTFQKAFWLMRTGRPGPVLIDLPIDVQLAEIDFDIDSYEPLPVAKPAATRAQVDRALDLVGAAQRPVIVAGGGIINADGADLLVEFAELTGIPVIPTLMGWGTIPDDHPLMAGMAGIQTSHRGANATMLEADCVLGIGNRWANRHTGDLDVYRGERTFVHVDIEPTQIGRVFAPHYGIVSDAKAALEQFVAAARERRDAGTLPDRATWAADCARRKSTMERKTHFDEVPIKPQRVYEEMNQVFGKDTRYVSAIGLSQIAAAQFLHVYRPRHWINCGQAGPLGWTVPAALGVATADPDAEVVAISGDYDFQFMIEELAAGAQFNRPYVHVLVNNSYLGLIRQAQRAFDMDYCVQLGFENVNSPETAGYGVDHVKVAEGLGCKAIRVRRPEDLRAGLEKGRQLAAEYRVPVIVEVILERVTNISMGADLAGVNEFEPLAERPEDAPTALTH from the coding sequence ATGCCCAGAATGACCGCAGCCGACGCCGCCGTCGCAGTGCTGCGCCGCGAAGGTGTCACAAATGCCTTCGGGTTGCCCGGCGCCGCCATCAACCCCTTCTACGCCGCGTTGCGCCGAGACGGAAACGTCGCGCACACGCTGGCCCGCCACGTCGAAGGTGCCTCGCACATGGCCGAGGGCTACACCCGGACCCAGCCGGGGAACATCGGCGTGTGCATCGGCACCTCGGGCCCGGCGGGCACCGACATGATCACCGGTCTGTACTCCGCCAGCGCGGACTCGATCCCGATCCTCTGCATCACCGGCCAGGCGCCGGTGGCCAAGCTGCACAAGGAAGACTTCCAGGCTGTCGACATCGCGGCCATCGCGGCCCCGGTCACCAAGTGGGCCGTGACGGTGATGGAGCCCGCGCAGGTGCCGGGCACGTTCCAGAAGGCGTTCTGGCTCATGCGCACCGGCCGGCCCGGCCCGGTGCTGATCGACCTGCCGATCGACGTGCAGCTGGCCGAGATCGACTTCGACATCGACTCCTACGAACCCCTGCCCGTCGCGAAACCGGCGGCGACGCGCGCCCAGGTCGACCGGGCGCTGGATCTGGTGGGCGCGGCCCAGCGACCGGTGATCGTGGCCGGCGGCGGGATCATCAACGCCGACGGGGCCGACCTGCTGGTCGAGTTCGCCGAGCTGACCGGCATCCCGGTGATCCCCACGCTCATGGGCTGGGGCACCATCCCCGACGACCACCCGCTGATGGCCGGCATGGCGGGCATCCAGACGAGCCACCGCGGCGCCAACGCGACCATGCTCGAAGCCGACTGCGTGCTGGGCATCGGCAACCGCTGGGCCAACCGGCACACGGGTGATCTCGACGTCTACCGCGGCGAGCGCACGTTCGTCCACGTCGACATCGAGCCGACGCAGATCGGCCGTGTGTTCGCGCCGCACTACGGGATCGTGTCCGACGCGAAAGCCGCGCTGGAGCAGTTCGTCGCGGCGGCCCGGGAGCGACGCGATGCCGGTACGCTGCCGGATCGCGCGACGTGGGCAGCGGATTGCGCGCGCCGCAAGTCCACGATGGAACGCAAGACGCACTTCGACGAGGTGCCGATCAAACCGCAGCGCGTCTACGAAGAGATGAACCAGGTGTTCGGAAAGGACACCCGCTACGTCTCGGCCATCGGGCTTTCGCAGATCGCCGCGGCGCAGTTCCTGCACGTGTACCGGCCGCGGCACTGGATCAACTGTGGACAGGCCGGGCCACTCGGGTGGACGGTCCCGGCCGCGCTGGGCGTGGCCACCGCGGACCCGGACGCCGAGGTCGTGGCGATCAGCGGGGACTACGACTTCCAGTTCATGATCGAGGAGCTGGCCGCCGGCGCGCAGTTCAACCGCCCGTACGTCCACGTGCTGGTCAACAACTCCTACCTCGGCCTGATCCGGCAGGCGCAGCGGGCCTTCGACATGGACTACTGCGTGCAGCTGGGGTTCGAGAACGTCAACTCGCCCGAGACGGCCGGCTACGGCGTGGACCACGTGAAGGTGGCCGAGGGCTTGGGCTGCAAGGCCATTCGCGTGCGCCGGCCCGAGGATCTGCGGGCGGGGCTGGAGAAGGGGCGGCAGCTGGCGGCCGAGTACCGCGTGCCGGTGATCGTCGAGGTGATCCTGGAACGCGTCACGAACATCTCGATGGGTGCGGACCTCGCTGGCGTGAACGAGTTCGAGCCGCTGGCCGAACGCCCGGAGGACGCGCCGACCGCGCTCACGCACTGA
- a CDS encoding lactonase family protein, with product MVKRVIAGGLAAVVAVGLAACSSDEPAAPAAPGPRAVYVTNWASDTVAEFGLDEDGALKTPAISLPVGKGDTHPQASVRSRDGKWLYVGNWGTRDVTPFRIEVDGRLTAFPSAHGPAPEPVTPSGIALSPDGKNLYTANFSNGGDGTVSHYRVSADGLPHGVATIPAHGRGTTALAVSPDGRTLVTANSASGDISTFTIAGDGSLTWVTTVATGKGAFFAAITPDSSHVLVTNSLADSISFLHLGANSRPTLVSTVPNPAHEPRGIVLTAQGDRAYIANFANGTGPGHITTFTVTATGISPAGPAVATGGNGAEGIALSHDGRSLYNANFNTNGDGSVTSYPLAADGSVGTPRPPVLTGGRQPDLTSITLPES from the coding sequence ATGGTGAAACGCGTGATAGCCGGTGGTCTCGCGGCCGTGGTCGCGGTCGGGCTCGCAGCTTGTTCTTCGGACGAGCCCGCCGCGCCCGCGGCCCCGGGGCCCCGCGCGGTGTACGTGACCAATTGGGCGTCCGACACCGTCGCCGAGTTCGGGCTCGATGAAGACGGTGCGCTGAAGACACCGGCGATTTCGCTGCCGGTGGGGAAAGGTGACACCCACCCGCAGGCGTCTGTCCGTTCGCGCGACGGGAAATGGCTCTACGTCGGCAACTGGGGCACGCGGGACGTCACTCCATTCCGGATCGAAGTCGACGGGCGCTTGACCGCCTTCCCCTCCGCGCACGGTCCGGCACCGGAACCCGTGACCCCGTCCGGCATCGCGCTGAGCCCGGACGGCAAGAACCTCTACACGGCCAACTTCAGCAACGGCGGCGACGGAACCGTTTCGCACTACCGCGTTTCGGCCGACGGCCTGCCCCACGGCGTCGCGACGATCCCCGCCCACGGCCGCGGCACGACGGCTTTGGCGGTCTCGCCCGACGGCCGCACGCTCGTCACGGCCAACAGCGCTTCAGGTGACATCTCGACGTTCACCATCGCCGGTGACGGCAGCCTCACCTGGGTGACGACCGTCGCCACGGGCAAGGGGGCGTTCTTCGCCGCCATCACCCCGGACAGCTCGCACGTCCTCGTCACGAATTCCCTGGCCGACAGCATCAGCTTCCTCCACTTGGGCGCGAATTCCCGGCCCACGCTGGTCAGCACCGTGCCCAACCCGGCCCACGAGCCCCGCGGCATCGTCCTCACCGCTCAAGGCGACCGCGCCTACATCGCCAACTTCGCGAACGGCACCGGGCCCGGGCACATCACCACGTTCACGGTGACGGCCACCGGCATCAGCCCGGCAGGCCCGGCGGTGGCGACCGGCGGCAACGGAGCCGAGGGCATCGCACTGTCCCACGACGGCCGCAGCCTCTACAACGCGAACTTCAACACCAACGGCGACGGAAGTGTCACGAGTTATCCGCTGGCCGCCGACGGTTCGGTGGGCACCCCGCGGCCGCCGGTACTCACGGGTGGCCGTCAGCCGGACCTGACGAGCATCACCCTACCGGAGAGCTGA
- a CDS encoding PQQ-binding-like beta-propeller repeat protein — translation MSGPTRGTIRWQRRLEGATTPGPVVGADGTVFIASNGGVLHALDPADGHDKWTYDTKDPVGGDLSISPLVLRDGTILLPSGEDLIALSPSGRPLWTKEFTSRVTSPVSFDGTRVYVGTGDGTVSAVDTASGRLVWTVDTGTTSYGSVVTDGHGRVYTTADSSLIALDDQGGSARIAWRGDPHDDITEVSAGLAPDGTVLLGTNGRAEWAYHPDGKLAWQAPRVITYSSPVVTATGLAYVADHSGQVHVFDVHTGHETTHYGPIGAQIWSSTIVDRTYHLYFGGENGHAYGYNPDGTRLFDLALGGKVDSYPALTGDGALVIGSRDGLVTAID, via the coding sequence GTGTCGGGACCGACGCGCGGCACCATCCGCTGGCAACGGCGCCTCGAAGGCGCCACGACCCCGGGTCCGGTGGTCGGCGCGGACGGCACCGTGTTCATCGCCTCGAACGGCGGCGTGCTCCACGCCCTCGACCCGGCCGACGGGCACGACAAGTGGACCTACGACACGAAGGACCCCGTCGGTGGCGACCTGTCGATCTCACCCCTCGTCCTCCGCGACGGCACCATCCTCCTACCCAGTGGCGAAGACCTGATCGCGTTGTCTCCGTCCGGTCGGCCACTGTGGACGAAAGAGTTCACTTCTCGGGTGACGTCTCCGGTGTCCTTCGACGGGACCCGGGTCTACGTCGGGACCGGCGACGGCACGGTGTCCGCAGTGGACACCGCGTCCGGTCGCCTCGTGTGGACCGTCGACACCGGAACGACCTCCTACGGCTCGGTGGTCACCGACGGCCACGGCCGCGTCTACACCACCGCCGACTCGTCGTTGATCGCCCTCGACGACCAAGGCGGCTCCGCCCGCATCGCCTGGCGCGGCGACCCCCACGACGACATCACCGAGGTCTCCGCGGGCCTCGCTCCGGACGGCACCGTGCTGCTGGGCACCAACGGCCGCGCCGAATGGGCCTACCACCCCGATGGGAAACTCGCCTGGCAGGCGCCGCGCGTGATCACGTACTCCTCGCCCGTGGTCACCGCCACCGGCCTGGCCTACGTCGCCGACCACAGTGGACAGGTCCACGTCTTCGACGTCCACACCGGACACGAGACGACCCACTACGGCCCCATCGGCGCCCAGATCTGGAGCTCCACCATCGTCGACCGCACCTACCACCTCTACTTCGGCGGAGAAAACGGCCACGCTTACGGCTACAACCCCGACGGCACCCGCCTCTTCGACCTCGCCCTCGGCGGCAAGGTGGACAGCTACCCGGCCCTCACCGGCGACGGCGCGTTGGTGATCGGCAGTCGCGACGGCCTGGTCACCGCCATCGACTGA
- a CDS encoding Glu/Leu/Phe/Val dehydrogenase dimerization domain-containing protein, which yields MTAREPHLSITWTDAETGRRGFVVVDRLVRGVASGGLRMREGCTLDEVRGLAAGMTRKEALHYEPGARYIPLGGAKGGLDCSPHDPAARGVLTRFLAAVRAIVERHWTTGEDLGVRQETIDEVVVELGLDSSVQAVYPLLDNADEARARLAKAFSIEVDGVALPELVGGLGVAQAALTAMDRLGLPAAARRAVVQGFGSMGGATARYLARAGALVVGIADADGVVANPEGLDVERLLHTRDPLGGLDRTQLRPADRELPPGSWLDVECDVLVPAAVSYCLDETNQHRVTAQLVVEAANMPTTAGAEAALAARGVTVIPDFAANSATNAWWWWTLFGDIDADAQQAEAKVREAMDRIITDLLAQAEAAAVSPRAAAQQVVDRKLAEIELRYPA from the coding sequence ATGACAGCGCGGGAGCCACACCTCTCGATCACCTGGACCGACGCCGAGACGGGCCGCCGCGGGTTCGTGGTCGTCGACCGCCTGGTCCGCGGCGTCGCGAGCGGTGGGCTGCGCATGCGCGAAGGCTGCACGCTGGACGAAGTGCGCGGCCTGGCGGCGGGCATGACCCGCAAGGAAGCGCTGCACTACGAACCCGGCGCCCGCTACATCCCGCTCGGCGGTGCCAAGGGCGGTCTCGACTGCAGCCCGCACGACCCCGCCGCCCGCGGCGTGCTCACCCGGTTCCTGGCCGCAGTGCGCGCGATCGTCGAACGGCACTGGACCACCGGGGAGGACCTGGGCGTCCGGCAGGAGACGATCGACGAGGTCGTGGTGGAGCTCGGTTTGGACAGTTCCGTGCAGGCGGTGTACCCCTTGCTGGACAACGCCGACGAGGCGCGCGCCCGGCTGGCGAAGGCGTTTTCGATCGAAGTCGACGGCGTCGCGTTGCCCGAGCTCGTCGGCGGGCTCGGGGTGGCACAAGCCGCGCTCACGGCCATGGACCGGCTCGGTCTGCCGGCCGCGGCGCGCCGGGCCGTCGTGCAGGGCTTCGGTTCGATGGGCGGCGCAACCGCGCGCTACCTGGCCCGGGCCGGCGCCCTCGTCGTGGGCATCGCCGACGCCGACGGCGTGGTGGCGAACCCCGAGGGCCTCGACGTCGAACGTCTTCTGCACACCCGCGACCCTCTGGGCGGCCTGGACCGCACACAGCTGCGCCCGGCCGACCGCGAACTCCCGCCGGGCTCCTGGCTCGACGTCGAGTGCGACGTCCTCGTCCCGGCCGCCGTTTCCTACTGCCTCGACGAGACGAACCAGCACCGCGTCACCGCGCAGCTCGTCGTCGAAGCGGCCAACATGCCGACCACAGCCGGGGCCGAGGCCGCGCTCGCCGCCCGCGGCGTCACCGTGATCCCCGACTTCGCCGCCAACTCGGCCACCAACGCCTGGTGGTGGTGGACCCTCTTCGGCGACATCGACGCCGACGCTCAGCAAGCCGAAGCCAAAGTCCGCGAAGCCATGGACCGCATCATCACCGACCTGCTCGCCCAGGCCGAGGCCGCCGCGGTGTCCCCCAGGGCGGCCGCGCAACAGGTCGTGGACCGCAAGCTGGCCGAGATCGAGCTCCGGTACCCGGCCTGA
- a CDS encoding TetR/AcrR family transcriptional regulator, with amino-acid sequence MSRSRKDTTVRRDEILRATVRHIEQAGIHAVRMADVAADLSVSTSLVLYHFKNKEALIAEAFTWAAQRDLEKLEQLTAGLATASERLSTALDWYAPTGQAKRWRLWIEGWSAALREPELRQVGRELDLRWKEALVTIIQDGVHAGEFTAPDPRGAAWRITAFLDGLAVQALVHGGVQNRERMQEWARRHVVRELGLAR; translated from the coding sequence GTGAGCCGCAGCCGGAAAGACACCACCGTGCGCCGGGACGAGATCCTGCGCGCCACCGTTCGCCACATCGAGCAGGCCGGAATCCACGCCGTGCGCATGGCCGACGTCGCGGCCGACCTGTCGGTGAGCACGTCATTGGTGCTCTACCACTTCAAGAACAAGGAAGCGCTGATCGCGGAAGCCTTCACCTGGGCCGCGCAACGCGATCTCGAGAAGCTCGAACAGCTGACCGCGGGCCTGGCCACCGCGTCCGAACGCCTCAGCACCGCACTGGACTGGTACGCGCCGACGGGGCAGGCGAAGCGGTGGCGCCTGTGGATCGAAGGGTGGTCGGCGGCGCTGCGCGAACCCGAGCTCCGGCAGGTCGGCCGCGAGCTGGACCTGCGCTGGAAGGAAGCGCTCGTCACGATCATCCAGGACGGCGTGCACGCCGGCGAGTTCACCGCGCCCGACCCGCGCGGCGCGGCCTGGCGGATCACCGCTTTCCTCGACGGCCTCGCCGTGCAGGCCCTGGTGCACGGCGGGGTGCAGAACCGCGAGCGGATGCAGGAGTGGGCGCGCCGGCATGTCGTGCGCGAGCTGGGGCTCGCCCGTTGA